GTAATATTGTCTTACACAGCATATTTTCATATTGTCCAACCCTAATTTTAAACGAATAATAAGCATTACATTTGAGAATTGCTTGAATGGTAATAAATGAAACAAAAGTCCCTTTTTAAGACCAACTGTCAATCATTTTTTTCATGCAACATCTATGTCAGGTGGTCAACAGTCAGGGTGGAGGGCCCTTCCTGGTGTGGACCCTGGTTGTTCAGCTGGTCCTGTGTGGGAGTGGGGTGTACACCGCTGATGGCACCAAGAACTGTAAACTGGTCTCTGAGTCTGTCTCAGAACGGAAAGTCCTCAACCGACTAGAGCCACTCGCCCATAAGAAGTAAGAAGTGACTCAATTGTGTACCTGCATATTCAGTGCCATTCAATATGACGTTATATTGGTTTTGGATTGCCTGTTATCAATCTAAAATCAGCACTAATTGAATATGCAAACCAGCCATGACGGAAGCATTTTGCCTGACTGTCCTTTGCCATTCAGTGTTGTGCCTTTTATCACATATGAAGTTGTTAACTGGGATTTGTTCTCATGTTGACAGCATTACAGCAGTGATGAAGAATGGAACTGAGAGTTACACATATGTGTTCCAGTTGTGTGGGGATGCATGGGGTGTTCCAAGAGCTGGGGTTATTCAGTTGGACAGCAtgaaaatggaagaaaaacCAACAGTGATTGGCATGTATAATGCAACACAGGCTATTGGAGGAAGTAAGTCTCTGCAAAATATAACAATTTCACCCTAATTTACCCTGACTTTGTGTGTGGATATTAACCATCTGTGAATTGGAATGTTATGTTGGAGAATTGCCTTGTGTTTGAGACAAAATAGGAGCACACAAATCCCAAAACATGTTACAATTGTTTTGTGTGCATTCTTTATATTGATCATGGGATTAACCATTCCATAGGGTGCTTTAGATCTGTTTTATGTCTGCGTTGTCTATTTTGACACTTTCCTTCCCTTGCAGGTGACTGGGTGATGTTGATCTACACAAACGGGGACAGATATGATGGCCACTGCTCTAAGGAAAAGAGGAAAGCCATAGTCATGATCTCTTGTGACAGAAAAACGGACGTGGTAAAAGAAACACAGATGGCTTTTAGAGCATCACATTTTTAGATCATCAGATTTGTGAAAAGAAATGCTAGtttaaaattcaattcaattttatttgtaagggacaatgtgcaattaaaacataaatgtaatcatttaatgcattgcaccagagttagccttaggctaatttacatctgtagTCCCACAGAaagcacaaatacaaacaattaaaaaaaaaagaagcaat
The DNA window shown above is from Perca fluviatilis chromosome 7, GENO_Pfluv_1.0, whole genome shotgun sequence and carries:
- the m6pr gene encoding cation-dependent mannose-6-phosphate receptor, which translates into the protein MKVVNSQGGGPFLVWTLVVQLVLCGSGVYTADGTKNCKLVSESVSERKVLNRLEPLAHKNITAVMKNGTESYTYVFQLCGDAWGVPRAGVIQLDSMKMEEKPTVIGMYNATQAIGGSDWVMLIYTNGDRYDGHCSKEKRKAIVMISCDRKTDVGEMKVVLEDRDRLQDCFYLFELDSSAVCPAIESHISTGSIILIIGFCFLAVYLIGGFLYQRLIVGAKGMEQFPNYAFWLEVGNLTADGCDFVCRSGKREEAPAYRGVATESLEEEPEERDDHLLPM